A single region of the Triticum dicoccoides isolate Atlit2015 ecotype Zavitan chromosome 2B, WEW_v2.0, whole genome shotgun sequence genome encodes:
- the LOC119368426 gene encoding uncharacterized protein LOC119368426, producing the protein MQRKTNFKPPAISTARAPGAHTPAAVSPPSSIKSNTDVAPPELEQRVKVSPPPPFASDRWAAGGASSSDEEEDTKKTKNKKAATGKTVPARKSGKAKGKDRYLVAPKAEADQEFMPAGVPDPFADNDAPPPSSFDPFADDAAGGGAGVDEAYVHLRVQQRNGKKTLTTVQGLSASYNYAKVLRDLKRELCCNGTVVEDKELGNVIQLQGDHRKRVAGFLAKAGLAKTECIKVHGF; encoded by the coding sequence ATGCAGAGAAAAACGAACTTCAAGCCTCCAGCGATCTCGACCGCCAGAGCCCCCGGAGCCCACACACCCGCCGCCGTGTCGCCGCCTTCGTCGATCAAGAGCAACACCGACGTGGCGCCGCCGGAGTTGGAGCAGCGCGTCAAGGTGTCGCCACCGCCGCCGTTCGCGTCGGACAGGTGGGCCGCGGGCGGCGCCTCGTCctccgacgaggaggaggacacCAAGAAGACCAAGAACAAGAAGGCCGCGACCGGCAAGACGGTGCCGGCAAGGAAGAGCGGCAAGGCCAAGGGCAAGGACAGGTACCTCGTTGCGCCAAAGGCAGAAGCTGACCAGGAGTTCATGCCCGCAGGGGTCCCCGACCCGTTCGCCGACAACGACGCGCCCCCGCCCTCCTCGTTCGACCCGTTCGCCGATGACGCTGCCGGGGGCGGCGCTGGGGTCGACGAAGCCTACGTGCACCTCCGCGTGCAGCAGCGCAATGGCAAGAAGACGCTGACCACGGTGCAGGGGCTCAGCGCCAGCTACAACTACGCCAAGGTGCTGCGGGACCTCAAGCGGGAGCTCTGCTGCAACGGCACCGTCGTCGAGGACAAGGAGCTCGGCAACGTCATCCAGCTGCAGGGCGACCACCGCAAGCGCGTCGCCGGCTTCCTCGCCAAGGCCGGCCTAGCCAAGACGGAGTGCATCAAGGTCCACGGCTTCTAA